A stretch of Branchiostoma lanceolatum isolate klBraLanc5 chromosome 14, klBraLanc5.hap2, whole genome shotgun sequence DNA encodes these proteins:
- the LOC136449096 gene encoding eukaryotic translation initiation factor 4E-1A-like, with the protein MASAEPAKQPQETPIEAAAVKAEEEKEEASGAAAAKLDADDLKFIKHPLQNRWALWFFKNDKTKTWAANLRNVSTFDTVEDFWALYNHIQVASRLQSGCDYSLFKDGVEPMWEDPFNKTGGRWLINIMKQQRHADLDRFWLETLLCLIGEAFEEDSDEVCGAVINVRSKGDKIAIWTHDCKNSEAVVRIGRKFKERLNLPPKFVIGYQAHTDTMSKSGSTTKNRFSV; encoded by the exons ATGGCATCTGCTGAGCCCGCCAAGCAACCACAG GAAACTCCCATAGAAGCAGCCGCAGTGAAGGCTGAAGAGGAGAAAGAAGAGGCGTCTGGTGCAGCCGCAGCAAAACTGGACGCAGACGACCTGAAGTTCATCAAACACCCCCTACAGAACAG ATGGGCTCTGTGGTTCTTCAAGAATGACAAGACCAAGACTTGGGCTGCCAACCTTAGAAATGTGTCCACTTTCGACACAGTGGAGGACTTCTGGGC CCTTTACAATCATATACAAGTAGCCAGCAGACTCCAGTCTGGATGTGACTACTCTCTCTTCAAG GATGGAGTTGAACCCATGTGGGAAGATCCCTTCAACAAGACGGGAGGGCGCTGGCTCATCAACATCATGAAGCAGCAGCGCCACGCAGACCTCGACAGATTTTGGTTGGAAACT CTGCTGTGTTTAATTGGAGAGGCCTTCGAGGAAGACTCGGACGAAGTTTGTGGTGCCGTTATCAACGTTCGCAGCAAAGGGGACAAGATTGCAATCTGGACGCATGACTGTAAAAACTCAGAGGCTGTCGTAAGAATCGG TCGAAAGTTCAAAGAGAGGCTAAACCTTCCTCCTAAGTTTGTCATTGGTTACCAG gcacacacagacacaatgtCCAAAAGCGGCTCCACAACAAAAAATCGCTTTTCCGTATAA
- the LOC136448928 gene encoding histidine N-acetyltransferase-like, translating to MEGLLFRVAGHEDYPAMLRVSEGVHNGCDFLPALFHRWVDQHNRTILLAELNGTAVGLISTYIVDGGDTALVQAWRVHPCCRGRGVGRVLRQYALSLARQQHPGLRRQRYSENAVIFDSKPSGDGVREVMRQTVLCFEGTSDTLMTHMPSLRLPPGGVSQLTPPQLHALFSDLAPLHSAIGGRVITSDCEGYCTSPSNIKLMDNGNRNVFASRTDKDLTVTISHSYGVEKGLRYNIDCFGRDLNSVKAHLITHMEGVSRAVDVIRFYIYVRADLLEGVRRFCADAGLRHVFCDRQQVLLEKDFEGETDSLPLRGSA from the exons ATGGAAGGCCTGCTATTCCGTGTGGCGGGGCACGAAGACTACCCGGCCATGCTGAGGGTGTCGGAAGGCGTTCACAACGGCTGTGACTTCCTCCCCGCACTGTTTCACCGATGGGTGGACCAGCACAACAGGACTATTCTCCTAGCGGAATTGAATGGAACCGCA GTAGGGTTGATCAGCACGTACATCGTGGACGGCGGGGACACGGCCCTGGTGCAGGCCTGGCGGGTCCACCCGTGCTGCCGCGGGCGGGGCGTGGGCCGGGTGTTACGGCAGTACGCGCTCAGCCTGGCCCGGCAGCAACACCCCGGCCTCCGGCGGCAGCGGTACTCCGAGAACGCCGTCATCTTCGACTCCAAACCATCCGGCGACGGTGTGAGGGAAGTTATGAGACAG ACCGTCCTCTGCTTTGAAGGGACAAGCGACACTCTGATGACGCACATGCCGTCCTTACGCCTGCCGCCAGGGGGCGTCTCCCAGCTGACTCCTCCCCAGCTCCACGCCCTGTTCTCAGACCTCGCGCCTCTGCACTCAGCCATCGGCGGCCGCGTCATCACCAGCGACTGCGAGGGGTACTGCACCTCACCGTCCAACATCAAACTCATGGACAACGGCAACAGGAACGTCTTCGCCAGCCGCACTGACAAAGACCTGACCGTCACGATCAGCCATTCCTACGGCGTTGAGAAAGGCCTGAGGTACAACATCGACTGTTTTGGGAGAGACTTGAATTCCGTGAAGGCGCACCTGATCACACACATGGAGGGCGTGTCTCGCGCGGTTGACGTCATCAGGTTCTACATCTACGTCAGAGCCGACCTGTTGGAAGGTGTGCGGCGGTTCTGCGCAGACGCGGGCCTACGTCACGTGTTCTGTGACAGACAACAGGTTCTGTTGGAAAAAGACTTTGAAGGAGAAACGGACTCTCTTCCACTGAGGGGGTCAGCTTAG
- the LOC136448926 gene encoding germ cell-less protein-like 1, protein MGNYMGYGNAEREETGPGKRKRDDKEDELESEDLEELKLETPKRKKMKNTAEYIYETLFLHGENSDIRIIALGREWPLHKIYLCQSGFFSSMFSGSWKESNLSEVTLNIPDDNIDEEALQIAFGSLYRDDVLIKPSRVVSVLAAASLLQLDGLIQQCADIMKETISSKTVCSYHQAAMMYGQEEVSNRCLDWLEKNLMAQQSIPLLKDLSVDLMERLVRSPSLFVMQVEMDVYTMLKKWSFLKLHPDWNLPIKQLMSETDQYFIGRNTASDTGDSVSFFLESVEGGRFVSVFQNVRLKHIINDLMSTRVINRDRIIPIAWMLPVFQQQWLAMLCIEQDTNQSALNDISEVDFNRHCMRCGRKLPKDGEYCWRWTGFNYGLDLLVTYTNGLLFLRRNTTNRPCATSVSLQAQRQVYARVSVVSYDSSGELKYEKHTKMTKLSLGKDEETLLMTVDRQATFPLHVSVNFLYVPPPPSQSGTSPTKDPPSSAANQDRHVEGSL, encoded by the exons ATGGGGAACTACATGGGGTACGGGAATGCAGAGAGGGAGGAAACCGGTCCAGGGAAGAGGAAAAGAGATGACAAGGAAGACGAGTTGGAATCAGAAGACCTAGAAGAACTGAAACTGGAGACCCCGAAACG gaagaagatgaagaacacgGCAGAGTACATCTACGAGACGCTGTTCCTCCACGGGGAGAACAGCGACATCAGGATCATCGCTCTGGGCAGGGAATGGCCGCTGCACAAGATCTACCTGTGTCAG TCCGGGTTCTTCTCCAGTATGTTCAGTGGTTCGTGGAAGGAGTCGAACCTGTCTGAAGTCACCCTCAACATTCCTGACGACAACATAGACGAGGAAG CCCTACAGATAGCGTTTGGTTCCCTGTACAGAGACGACGTGCTGATCAAACCATCCAGAGTTGTGTCGGTCCTGGCAGCCGCCTCGCTGCTACAACTG GATGGACTGATCCAGCAGTGTGCTGACATCATGAAGGAGACTATCAG TTCCAAGACGGTGTGTTCGTACCACCAGGCTGCCATGATGTACGGCCAGGAGGAGGTCTCAAACAG ATGTCTGGACTGGTTGGAGAAAAACCTGATGGCTCAACAGAGCATCCCGCTGCTCAAGGACCTCAG TGTGGACCTGATGGAGAGGCTGGTGCGGTCCCCCAGCCTGTTTGTCATGCAGGTGGAGATGGACGTCTACACCATGCTCAAGAAG TGGTCCTTCCTGAAACTGCACCCCGACTGGAACCTGCCGATCAAACAGCTTATGTCTGAAACAGACCAGTActttatcggcagaaacacag CGTCAGACACAGGTGACTCTGTCAGCTTCTTCCTGGAGTCGGTCGAGGGTGGACGGTTCGTCAGCGTGTTCCAAAACGTCCGCCTCAAACACATCATCAACGACCTGATGTCAACCCGGGTCATCAACAGAGACAGGATCATTCCTATAG CCTGGATGTTGCCGGTGTTCCAACAACAGTGGCTGGCTATGCTCTGTATCGAACAGGACACCAACCAGAG CGCCCTCAATGACATCTCAGAAGTGGACTTCAACAGACACTGCATGAGATGTGGGAGAAAACTTCCCAAAGACGGAGAG tactgttggagATGGACTGGCTTTAACTATGGTCTAGACCTTCTAGTGACATACACAAATGG ACTTCTGTTTCTCAGAAGAAACACGACCAACAGACCGTGTGCCACGTCAGTCAGTCTGCAGGCCCAGCGACAGGTCTATGCCAG GGTGTCGGTGGTGTCCTATGACAGCAGTGGGGAACTCAAGTAtgagaaacacacaaaaatgaccAAACTGTCTCTCGGCAAAGACGAG GAAACCCTCCTCATGACTGTAGACCGTCAGGCGACCTTCCCTCTTCATGTCAGTGTCAACTTCCTTTACgttccccctcccccatcacaAAGTGGTACGTCCCCAACAAAAGACCCACCCAGCTCTGCGGCCAATCAGGACAGACATGTAGAAGGCAGCTTGTAG
- the LOC136448929 gene encoding protein SPMIP2-like isoform X2 — MSVATEESRPPTALSRASISTWEIPTPHFPHERVGRGRVLFTGVDGMSDYRVNVPDEVRHTGIGTMSPEGSSEVLYLWRAARGTPFPLGKHQRVGEIGWAIPELGDRRALTTNAHFKLGEFREACENSYTHRYQNPWAKGDDMKGSEQERGRTADGARAASRASGRPPTRPVSTVGDLPSRSSMR, encoded by the exons ATGTCCGTGGCCACTGAAGAGTCCCGTCCCCCCACTGCCCTGTCCCGGGCCAGCATCTCGACATGGGAGATCCCCACCCCACACTTCCCGCACGAGCGCGTCGGCAGGGGCAGGGTGCTTTTCACAG GAGTGGACGGCATGTCCGACTATCGTGTGAATGTTCCCGACGAGGTCCGACACACCGGCATCGGCACCATGTCCCCTGAGGGCAGCAGCGAGGTGCTGTACCTGTGGCGTGCCGCTAGGGGGACCCCCTTCCCCCTCGGGAAGCACCAGAGGGTCGGGGAGATCGGCTGGGCCATCCCCGAACTGGGTGACAGACGGGCGCTGACAACAAACGCACATTTCAAG CTTGGAGAGTTCCGCGAAGCCTGTGAGAATAGTTACACACATCGGTACCAGAACCCGTG GGCGAAGGGAGACGACATGAAGGGGTCGGAGCAGGAGCGAGGACGGACCGCGGACGGAGCCCGTGCCGCCTCCCGGGCCAGCGGACGGCCCCCGACCCGCCCGGTGTCAACCGTGGGGGACCTCCCTTCCAG GTCCTCCATGCGATAA
- the LOC136448929 gene encoding protein SPMIP2-like isoform X1 has translation MSVATEESRPPTALSRASISTWEIPTPHFPHERVGRGRVLFTGVDGMSDYRVNVPDEVRHTGIGTMSPEGSSEVLYLWRAARGTPFPLGKHQRVGEIGWAIPELGDRRALTTNAHFKLGEFREACENSYTHRYQNPWAKGDDMKGSEQERGRTADGARAASRASGRPPTRPVSTVGDLPSRYYRPRITGERRSSIGSASIHSSSSRSSMR, from the exons ATGTCCGTGGCCACTGAAGAGTCCCGTCCCCCCACTGCCCTGTCCCGGGCCAGCATCTCGACATGGGAGATCCCCACCCCACACTTCCCGCACGAGCGCGTCGGCAGGGGCAGGGTGCTTTTCACAG GAGTGGACGGCATGTCCGACTATCGTGTGAATGTTCCCGACGAGGTCCGACACACCGGCATCGGCACCATGTCCCCTGAGGGCAGCAGCGAGGTGCTGTACCTGTGGCGTGCCGCTAGGGGGACCCCCTTCCCCCTCGGGAAGCACCAGAGGGTCGGGGAGATCGGCTGGGCCATCCCCGAACTGGGTGACAGACGGGCGCTGACAACAAACGCACATTTCAAG CTTGGAGAGTTCCGCGAAGCCTGTGAGAATAGTTACACACATCGGTACCAGAACCCGTG GGCGAAGGGAGACGACATGAAGGGGTCGGAGCAGGAGCGAGGACGGACCGCGGACGGAGCCCGTGCCGCCTCCCGGGCCAGCGGACGGCCCCCGACCCGCCCGGTGTCAACCGTGGGGGACCTCCCTTCCAG ATATTACCGACCACGAATCACCGGGGAAAGACGATCCTCCATCGGCAGTGCCTCTATACACAGCTCGTCGTCTAG GTCCTCCATGCGATAA